Genomic segment of Saprospira sp. CCB-QB6:
CTACGTTCCGCAGCTCGCAGGTCTGCTCGGCCCTTCGGCCTACGGCCTCGGTCTGCCGCTGCGCCACACTGCTGCACATCGCTAGGCCAGCTCAACAAAATGGCTAGCTTTGGGCCATTGGCTTCGGCCGCTGGACTCCAGCAAGGCATTCTAATCATCTTCAATTGACTATTCTAGGAAATAAACTAAGCAAAAAATGAAACTCATTATACCCATGGCTGGAAGAGGGACCCGTTTGCGTCCTCACTCTATTACTGTTCCTAAACCTTTGGTCTCTGTGGCTGGAAAGCCCATTGTAGCCCGCTTGGTAGAGGATTTGGCCAAAGCTTGCCCAGAACCCATCGATGAAATTGCCTTTATCATTGGCGATTTTGGCGAGCAGGTAGAAGGCGAACTCAAAGCCTTGGCCCAAAGCCTAGGCGCTAAGGGAAGCATCTACCAGCAAACAGAAAAATTGGGAACAGCTCACGCTATTCTCTGCGCTAAAGAAAGCTTGCAAGGACCGGTTATCGTCGCTTTTGCCGATACGCTCTTCCAATCGAATTTTAAGCTCAATATGGAAGAAGATGGCCTGATTTGGGTCAAAAAAGTAGCCGATCCCTCCGCTTATGGTGTAGTGAAATTGGACCAATCAGGTTATGTCACTGACTTTGTCGAGAAGCCCAGCACTTTCGTTTCTGATTTGGCTATTGTAGGTATTTACTACTTCCAAAGTGCCGAAAACTTGGAGAAAGAACTCCAATATTTAGTAGATAACAACATTATGGACCGAGGCGAGTACCAATTGACCAATGCCTTGGAAAATATGAAAAATAAGGGCCTTAAATTCTCTACTAGCCGCATTGATGAGTGGTTGGATTGTGGCAACAAAAAAGCTGTAGTTTACGCTAACCAGCGTGTATTAGAAATTAAGGAGGATGCGGCCCAAATCGCTAGCGATTTGAAACAATCTAATAGTGTGGTGATTCCACCTTGCTTTATTGGCGAGGGCGTTGTTTTAGAAAATGCGGTAGTAGGTCCACATGCTTCTATTGGCAAGGGCAGCCTAATTCGCAACTCTATTGTTCAAAATAGCTTGATTCAAGAAAATTCTCAGGTGGAAGATGCCGTTTTGAGAGATACGATGCTAGGCGCTCATGTAAAATACAAGGGCCAAGCACAAGCTTTGAGCTTGGGCGATTACTCGGAATATAGCTGCTAAGTAGCTATTTGGTCCAAAGAAAAGGGCGCTTGTCTGTAACAGACAAGCGCCCTTTTGCATTCCTACAGGCCCGAAGGGCCGCAGGCCTAGCGATGTGCAGCAGTGGCCGCAGGCCAGACCGAGCTGCTGAAAGCGGCGAAGGGCCGAGCGAATAGCGAGCTGCGAAACGTAGCGCCGCAAGGCCGCAGGCCGCAGCGGAGGCCCCAAAATAGTCTTTTAATAATCACGATTTTCAAGTAGGTTTTCCCAGTAATCTTGTTCTTCTTCTGATAGGCCGCAATTGTATAAGCCTATATAGTATAGCTTAGTGAGTTTTTTAAAGCTAAGGGGGATTTCTTTAATATTGGGGTTGTTATCGAGGTCTAGGCTGTTCAGATTTTTTAGTTGAGCGATGCTAGGGGTTAAGGTCTGTAATTGGTTATCTTCGAGATATAGGCTATTGAGTTTTTGCAGTTGGCCAATAGAGTTGGGGAGATATTTTAAGCGATTATGGCTTAGCATTAACTGAGTTAAGGATTGTAGTTGGCCCATGCAGCTAGGGAGTTCTAGCAGCTTATTTGCTTTGAGGTCTAGGGTATGTAACTTTTTGAGATCGCAGATTCCATCGGGCAGTTTTTGTAAGCCACAATCATGGAGGTATACAGCTTTTAATTGCTGGAGTTGCTTTATTTTGGGGCTAAGGAATTGGATTTTAGGGTTGGAGCTAAGGTCTACTAATCTTAGCTTTTTAGCCTCAAAAAGGCTGTTGGGGATTTCTTCTAGTTGATTTTTGTAGAGGAGTAATTGTTCTAGGTCTTTGAAGTGGGCAAAATTGAGGGGGATTGTTTTTAGTTGGTTGTCGCTGACTTGTAAGATCTTAAGCTTTTTACATTCTTCTAGTTGTTTGGGGAGTTCTTTTAGTTGATTATTACTTAATTCTAGTTGGCTTAACTGCTTTAAATGGCCCAGTTGAGGGGCTAGTTTTTTGAACTGATTCTCATTGAGAAAAAGGGCTTGGAGTTGGCTTAGTGTATAAAAACTAGGGGGGAGGCTTTGGAGTTTGTTTCTTGTTAAGTTAATAGCTTTTAGTTGTTGGAGTTGGCCAATGTTATTGGGAAGTTCTGTAAGTTGACAGTGGCTGAGGTCTAGTTCTTGGAGTTTTTTGAGTTGGTCAAAACTTTCGGGCAGTTGCTGGATAGCGACTCTAGAAAGAGATAGAACTTGTAGTTGTTTAAATTTTTGGAGGAGCAGAAGCTCTTCATGCTTTATAGATAAGCCGTTAAGGATTAGAAATTTTATTTTTTTGGGCAGCCTGCTAATCAAGAAGAAGCTCTTGTTTTCTTCTGTATAAGATTGATTATTGAATCGGTAGAGCTTTTTCCATTTTTTTGCGGCTAGGGGGAGCTCTTTTAGGCTAACCTCTTCGAGCAGCAGTTGTTCTATTTTGGGCCAGAGTTTTTTTGATTTGGGCAGCTGTTCAATTGCTGCTCTAGCGAGATTGAGATAGCGTAAATTTTTGAGTGGCGCCAGAAAATCTACTGATTTGAGGTTGTCAAAATTCCCAGCTAAGTTAAGGTATTCTAGTTGGTCAAATTTTTCTAAAATGGTCAATCCTAGGCTATCTTCATAGAGGGCATAAATATTATGTTCTTCAAAACCTTGAAGTTCAAGGTCTAGGGCGTTCAAGGCCTTGAGGTCTAGTAAGGGGGCTAAGTCGTTGCTGATACGATCTTTCCAGGATAAGCGTTTGAGTTGGCTTAGGGCTGAAACGGTTTCGCCTAAACTGTCTATAGGCAAAAAATCTAGATATAAGGTATGGAGTTGGGGTAAAAGGGCGAGCTCTTTAGGAACTCGATAAAAGTCATTGGCTCCAAGGTCAAGTTCTTCTAATTGACTGAGGGCTTGAATTTCTTTAGGTAAATGACGCAAGCTACCGCCCTCCAAATTGAGTACTTTTAGGTTTTTGAGGTATTTAATTTCTCGGTGCAGACGGCTATTGTCTAGGTCAATTTTTAAAAATACCAATTGCGTTTGTTGCAAAAGGGCCGAGGGTAAACCCAAAAGGAATGAAATCTCTCTATAATCAACAGGACCTAAGCTTTTTGCAGAAAAGTCTACAGCTTTAATCTCTGCTCCCAACTCTTCTATCGTACGAGCCAAGGGCCAAAGTTCTCCCTCCAAACTACCAATATAAAACTTATCCCCATCTTGCAACTCTAGATATCCTTTGAAGTTACTCGGCCAAATTTGATCAAATGCTTGCTTGAAAACAGGCTGCCCATTTAGATGAAATAGCTGCATTTTACCTTGGGGTTGTTCTTTGAGCCAGACTTGTTGTCCCCAGGCTAATTCGATTAGATGATCATGGTAATTTGGCGTTTCAAATAGGCTGTAGGGTTGCCCAAAAAGGGGAGCGCTCAGTAGCAAACAGAGCAATAGGAGTTGTTTCATGTTCTTTATTTTTTATGAGTTGAATCCTAAAGTTGCAATTACTCAGGCATGGTAATGCGCATTTCATTATTCTTATACTGTTGGCTCTTGAGTAAGGGCTTCACCAATTCCTTGATTTCCTTATGCAAAACTTCCATCAAACGCAATTTCGCATAAGGTCGATAAAAAGCTAAACTAATTTCTCGAACAGGAACGGGCCGCTCAAAATAAGCCAAACGCT
This window contains:
- a CDS encoding leucine-rich repeat domain-containing protein, whose translation is MKQLLLLCLLLSAPLFGQPYSLFETPNYHDHLIELAWGQQVWLKEQPQGKMQLFHLNGQPVFKQAFDQIWPSNFKGYLELQDGDKFYIGSLEGELWPLARTIEELGAEIKAVDFSAKSLGPVDYREISFLLGLPSALLQQTQLVFLKIDLDNSRLHREIKYLKNLKVLNLEGGSLRHLPKEIQALSQLEELDLGANDFYRVPKELALLPQLHTLYLDFLPIDSLGETVSALSQLKRLSWKDRISNDLAPLLDLKALNALDLELQGFEEHNIYALYEDSLGLTILEKFDQLEYLNLAGNFDNLKSVDFLAPLKNLRYLNLARAAIEQLPKSKKLWPKIEQLLLEEVSLKELPLAAKKWKKLYRFNNQSYTEENKSFFLISRLPKKIKFLILNGLSIKHEELLLLQKFKQLQVLSLSRVAIQQLPESFDQLKKLQELDLSHCQLTELPNNIGQLQQLKAINLTRNKLQSLPPSFYTLSQLQALFLNENQFKKLAPQLGHLKQLSQLELSNNQLKELPKQLEECKKLKILQVSDNQLKTIPLNFAHFKDLEQLLLYKNQLEEIPNSLFEAKKLRLVDLSSNPKIQFLSPKIKQLQQLKAVYLHDCGLQKLPDGICDLKKLHTLDLKANKLLELPSCMGQLQSLTQLMLSHNRLKYLPNSIGQLQKLNSLYLEDNQLQTLTPSIAQLKNLNSLDLDNNPNIKEIPLSFKKLTKLYYIGLYNCGLSEEEQDYWENLLENRDY
- a CDS encoding sugar phosphate nucleotidyltransferase, which codes for MKLIIPMAGRGTRLRPHSITVPKPLVSVAGKPIVARLVEDLAKACPEPIDEIAFIIGDFGEQVEGELKALAQSLGAKGSIYQQTEKLGTAHAILCAKESLQGPVIVAFADTLFQSNFKLNMEEDGLIWVKKVADPSAYGVVKLDQSGYVTDFVEKPSTFVSDLAIVGIYYFQSAENLEKELQYLVDNNIMDRGEYQLTNALENMKNKGLKFSTSRIDEWLDCGNKKAVVYANQRVLEIKEDAAQIASDLKQSNSVVIPPCFIGEGVVLENAVVGPHASIGKGSLIRNSIVQNSLIQENSQVEDAVLRDTMLGAHVKYKGQAQALSLGDYSEYSC